Proteins encoded by one window of Simiduia curdlanivorans:
- a CDS encoding LysR family transcriptional regulator, translating to MNIDHLKLFVRLAYTQNISAAGQALGLSPAVASSYVSKLEQSIGVRLLHRTTRKVSLTEEGLAFLPHAEDVLASVEAARAAVGAGQLSPQGRLRVAAPVSFGRMHLVPALPGFLTRYPELQVDFKLSDSIVDLVEGGFDIAIRNAALKDSTLIARKMAPDKRILCAAPGYLEQYGRPATPEDLLQHQCINLLGLESWQLFTPSGPVVIKTQGAFRTDNGEAMRDACVNGLGISINATWSVYQHLARGELVPVLEEFPLVADTAIWAVYPSSRLLAPKVRAFIDYFADYFGETPYWDLA from the coding sequence ATGAATATCGACCATTTAAAGCTGTTTGTACGCTTGGCTTACACCCAGAACATCAGTGCTGCAGGGCAGGCCTTAGGGCTTTCACCGGCGGTAGCCAGTAGCTATGTGAGCAAGTTAGAGCAGAGCATCGGGGTGAGGCTGCTGCACCGAACCACCCGCAAGGTATCGCTCACCGAGGAGGGGTTGGCTTTCTTGCCGCACGCGGAGGATGTATTGGCGAGTGTTGAGGCGGCGCGGGCGGCGGTGGGGGCGGGTCAGTTGTCGCCGCAGGGAAGGCTGCGGGTGGCGGCTCCGGTGTCTTTTGGTCGTATGCATTTGGTGCCGGCGCTGCCCGGGTTTCTAACCCGTTACCCAGAGTTGCAGGTGGATTTTAAGTTATCGGATAGTATCGTCGATTTGGTGGAAGGCGGTTTTGACATCGCTATTCGCAATGCTGCGCTGAAAGACTCAACCCTTATCGCCCGAAAAATGGCGCCGGATAAACGCATCTTGTGCGCGGCGCCTGGGTATCTCGAGCAGTATGGTCGGCCGGCCACTCCGGAGGACTTATTGCAGCATCAATGCATTAATTTATTGGGGCTGGAGAGTTGGCAGCTATTTACCCCTTCGGGCCCCGTTGTGATCAAAACCCAAGGTGCATTTCGCACCGATAACGGCGAAGCCATGCGCGATGCCTGTGTTAACGGTTTAGGCATTTCTATCAATGCGACTTGGAGTGTTTATCAGCATTTGGCTCGAGGCGAGCTAGTGCCGGTGTTGGAAGAATTTCCCTTGGTAGCGGATACAGCGATATGGGCGGTGTACCCCAGTTCGCGTTTACTCGCACCAAAAGTGCGGGCCTTTATTGATTATTTTGCCGATTACTTTGGCGAAACGCCCTATTGGGATTTGGCGTAA
- a CDS encoding SDR family NAD(P)-dependent oxidoreductase — MKTDNKKTILITGATDGIGLATANKLVAMGHEVLLHGRNQEKLNAVVQSLTQLHRNAVIKKFTADFSELGDVVALANAVTAQHKKLDVLINNAGVLKTPITRTSNGLDVRFVVNTLAPYLFTQRLLPLMDKQARVINLSSAAQAKVNLNALNGDQALADMEAYAQSKLALTLWSQHMAAKLKTTGPIIIAVNPGSLLASKMVKEGFGITGNEINIGANILIKAAFDTSFATASGKYYDNDAQRFAAPQYDSDKPDKIAELIQAMEALLTSV; from the coding sequence ATGAAAACGGATAATAAGAAAACCATTTTAATTACCGGCGCTACCGACGGCATAGGCTTAGCCACAGCCAACAAGCTGGTAGCGATGGGGCACGAGGTATTACTGCACGGGCGCAATCAAGAAAAACTAAATGCCGTGGTGCAATCGCTCACGCAGTTACATCGCAACGCCGTTATTAAAAAATTTACAGCAGACTTTTCAGAGCTGGGTGACGTTGTAGCGCTAGCCAATGCGGTAACCGCGCAACACAAAAAACTGGACGTGCTAATCAACAATGCCGGCGTACTAAAAACACCCATTACACGCACAAGCAACGGCCTCGATGTACGCTTCGTGGTCAATACCCTAGCGCCCTATCTGTTCACACAGCGGCTATTGCCCTTAATGGATAAGCAAGCGCGGGTTATCAACCTATCTTCTGCGGCCCAAGCTAAAGTCAACCTTAATGCACTAAACGGTGATCAAGCTCTTGCAGACATGGAAGCCTATGCGCAAAGCAAACTCGCGTTGACACTTTGGTCGCAACACATGGCTGCCAAGCTAAAAACCACGGGCCCAATCATTATTGCGGTAAACCCCGGCTCACTACTGGCCAGTAAAATGGTAAAGGAAGGTTTTGGCATTACCGGTAACGAGATAAATATCGGCGCCAACATTTTAATTAAAGCGGCGTTCGATACATCTTTCGCAACAGCCTCTGGTAAATACTACGACAACGATGCCCAGCGTTTCGCAGCACCACAATACGACAGTGACAAACCGGATAAGATAGCGGAGCTGATTCAGGCCATGGAAGCGCTTCTAACAAGCGTCTAA
- a CDS encoding tautomerase family protein — protein sequence MPLVNIDVIEGVFTAQQKQDMIRNVTDTMVAIEGENLRGVTWVKINEVKTGDWGIGGKMLSSGDVKAMAGR from the coding sequence ATGCCACTGGTAAATATTGATGTCATCGAAGGCGTTTTTACCGCTCAGCAAAAGCAGGATATGATTCGCAATGTCACCGATACTATGGTTGCCATAGAAGGTGAGAATTTACGCGGTGTAACTTGGGTAAAAATTAATGAAGTTAAAACTGGCGATTGGGGCATAGGCGGGAAGATGCTGTCCTCTGGGGATGTGAAGGCCATGGCTGGCAGATAA
- a CDS encoding winged helix-turn-helix transcriptional regulator yields the protein MQSYNQFCPIAKACEVLEPRWTLLILCEMWSGSSRFNEIKRGVPSMSPSLLSKRLKGMEDLGLITREELDGNIDYKITEIGHELGPIVFALGKWAHRNIDAEVTLEKLDAKLLMWNVRRKVDISPFTTTKKVIQFVFTELGKDKRNFWLIYKPGCSVDLCTKDPGFEVDLCVMAELKALTSVWIGLSELADELRHKKIVLLGDKHLAATIDQWMVRSDFAPKLKIA from the coding sequence ATGCAAAGTTATAATCAATTCTGCCCAATTGCCAAAGCCTGTGAAGTACTTGAACCGCGCTGGACCCTGCTCATTCTTTGCGAAATGTGGTCTGGCTCTAGTCGCTTTAACGAAATTAAACGCGGCGTGCCCAGCATGTCGCCGTCGCTACTATCAAAGCGACTCAAAGGCATGGAAGATCTAGGATTAATAACGCGCGAAGAGCTGGACGGCAATATAGACTACAAAATCACTGAAATAGGTCACGAGTTAGGGCCCATCGTGTTTGCTCTGGGCAAGTGGGCGCATCGCAATATCGATGCAGAAGTCACGCTAGAGAAGCTAGACGCCAAATTACTGATGTGGAACGTGCGTCGCAAGGTTGATATCTCGCCATTCACCACCACAAAAAAAGTGATTCAATTTGTATTTACAGAGCTTGGAAAGGACAAACGTAATTTTTGGCTAATATACAAACCTGGCTGCAGCGTAGATTTATGCACCAAAGACCCAGGCTTTGAAGTTGACCTGTGCGTAATGGCAGAACTAAAAGCACTAACCTCCGTATGGATTGGCCTCTCTGAATTAGCCGATGAATTACGACATAAAAAAATTGTACTACTCGGCGACAAACACCTGGCCGCAACCATAGACCAATGGATGGTGAGAAGTGACTTTGCACCTAAGTTGAAGATCGCCTGA
- a CDS encoding MoaD/ThiS family protein, with product MASLEVTRHLYRFFPQLENAQLSLPAGSVAEVLAAVERQVPGFCDYVLDEQGRLRRHVNLCVNNNLLIDRNGLSDRVGEKDTLFVFQALSGG from the coding sequence ATGGCCAGCTTAGAAGTGACTCGCCATCTGTACCGCTTTTTTCCACAACTGGAAAATGCCCAACTTTCCTTGCCGGCTGGTTCAGTGGCCGAGGTGCTTGCGGCGGTGGAGCGCCAGGTGCCGGGCTTTTGCGATTACGTGTTAGATGAACAAGGGCGCCTGCGTCGGCACGTGAACCTGTGCGTCAATAATAATCTTTTGATAGACCGCAATGGTCTTTCTGATCGTGTCGGGGAAAAGGATACGCTGTTTGTGTTTCAAGCGTTAAGTGGCGGCTAG
- a CDS encoding DUF1993 domain-containing protein: MIYDLTVVQFSKMLTNLSAILDKAAAFAETKKIAPEVLLNSRLAPDQFNLTRQVQIACDTAKLGAARVAGKADSAPKHEDTETTLAQLQTRIQDVIAYLATFTPADFTNAASQTVSQPRWEGKTLSGVEFAIQHATPNIYFHISTAYAILRHNGVDVGKKDYLGAMPYKS, translated from the coding sequence ATGATATACGACTTGACCGTTGTACAGTTCAGTAAAATGCTCACCAATTTAAGCGCCATTTTGGACAAGGCCGCGGCATTTGCCGAAACAAAAAAAATCGCCCCTGAGGTATTGTTAAACTCACGCCTAGCGCCAGACCAATTCAACCTAACACGGCAAGTACAAATTGCTTGTGATACCGCCAAACTAGGTGCAGCGCGCGTGGCGGGCAAGGCCGATTCAGCACCCAAGCATGAAGACACAGAAACGACCTTGGCCCAATTGCAAACGCGTATTCAAGACGTGATCGCTTATCTAGCCACCTTCACGCCGGCTGACTTCACCAATGCCGCCAGCCAAACGGTATCGCAACCGCGCTGGGAAGGAAAAACCTTGAGCGGCGTCGAATTTGCCATTCAACACGCCACACCCAATATCTATTTTCACATCAGCACGGCTTACGCCATTTTACGTCACAACGGTGTTGATGTAGGCAAGAAGGATTATCTGGGCGCCATGCCCTACAAATCTTAA
- a CDS encoding DUF6795 domain-containing protein, whose product MKSIRNIYLITLIAFSSLACSQSGAPMSILDAGKAYFFSPVSMQIYRDGQPVVGANVVRRWEHSTIEQDESTTDAEGKVNFPEVRRRTIVQVIPAEFVVAQQIIVVVEGEEIEVWSNSKRDSAINSELGGKPLNFRCELNDEEQLHRDFGSAFFTKCTWE is encoded by the coding sequence GTGAAATCCATTCGAAATATCTATCTCATTACGCTAATTGCATTTTCCTCATTAGCTTGTTCTCAAAGTGGAGCCCCTATGTCTATATTGGATGCCGGTAAGGCTTATTTTTTTTCTCCTGTCTCTATGCAAATTTATCGAGATGGGCAGCCAGTAGTTGGCGCTAACGTTGTAAGACGCTGGGAGCATTCAACCATTGAGCAGGATGAGTCAACGACTGATGCTGAGGGGAAAGTCAACTTTCCAGAGGTTCGTCGACGCACAATAGTTCAAGTTATACCGGCGGAGTTTGTTGTGGCGCAACAAATTATCGTTGTTGTAGAGGGTGAAGAAATAGAGGTGTGGTCAAATTCAAAGCGAGACTCTGCGATAAACTCGGAGTTGGGCGGTAAGCCGCTGAACTTTCGCTGCGAGCTTAATGATGAAGAACAGTTGCACAGAGATTTTGGTTCGGCTTTTTTTACAAAATGCACTTGGGAATAG
- a CDS encoding lipase family protein, which produces MENLAPAYAANLASDVYDVKTTLLRENFKKIYKKDFLMSESETLSGKTGAFLFLKSEHTMGVAACGINEYEGHAIIALKGTASGFDALTDLNAGIKRFVTGGEVHQGFYYTFKSFLPDLDQFIKSLPPSVHTLHCVGHSLGGALATLVADYLRKISSRRTKLYTFGSPRVGLQFFAEGSARRIGRDNVFRVYHKTDPVPMVPTWPFMHVPDGGPGDILLNSGLALNPAAYHKMGNYIKSISAGETKGDWDALRRLRPRPNLTRSVEQWLESDSVVSLTLSTAQLAGDAVMWVVKKVAQLAGISLVMTGSTAFTILDRLAILMQRAYEFGKAVSHWVVRLMKRLAQLIGIVITETTNITLNLIRTVFIRMHKAVSELVLRAGRSNEQ; this is translated from the coding sequence ATGGAAAATCTTGCTCCCGCTTACGCGGCTAATTTAGCATCGGATGTTTACGATGTAAAAACCACATTGTTACGTGAAAATTTTAAGAAAATCTATAAAAAAGATTTTCTCATGTCTGAAAGTGAAACTTTGAGTGGCAAAACCGGTGCCTTTCTTTTTTTAAAAAGTGAGCACACCATGGGGGTGGCGGCCTGCGGCATTAATGAGTACGAAGGCCATGCTATTATCGCCCTTAAAGGTACTGCGAGTGGATTTGATGCGTTAACTGATCTTAATGCAGGAATAAAGCGTTTTGTTACGGGCGGCGAAGTCCATCAAGGCTTCTATTATACGTTTAAATCTTTTCTCCCAGATTTAGATCAATTTATTAAGTCATTGCCGCCGTCGGTTCACACGCTCCATTGTGTTGGCCATAGCTTAGGGGGTGCATTGGCGACGCTGGTTGCAGATTATCTGCGGAAAATTTCCAGTCGCCGGACCAAGTTATATACCTTTGGTAGCCCGCGGGTTGGCCTGCAGTTCTTTGCTGAGGGTTCGGCGCGTCGTATTGGCCGCGACAATGTCTTTCGGGTATACCACAAAACTGACCCGGTACCGATGGTTCCTACCTGGCCCTTTATGCATGTGCCCGACGGTGGCCCAGGCGATATTTTATTGAACTCTGGTTTAGCGCTTAATCCAGCCGCCTATCACAAGATGGGCAATTATATAAAATCTATTTCCGCAGGTGAAACTAAAGGCGACTGGGATGCACTTCGTAGATTGCGCCCACGGCCTAACCTTACGCGTAGCGTAGAGCAGTGGTTGGAAAGCGACAGTGTTGTCAGCCTCACCCTGAGTACAGCGCAGCTCGCGGGCGATGCGGTGATGTGGGTGGTTAAAAAGGTTGCGCAACTCGCCGGTATTTCGCTGGTGATGACAGGTAGTACGGCCTTTACCATTCTCGATAGGTTGGCGATTTTAATGCAGCGCGCCTATGAATTTGGTAAAGCGGTTTCCCATTGGGTGGTGCGTTTGATGAAGCGCTTGGCGCAATTAATTGGTATTGTTATTACCGAAACAACGAACATCACCCTCAATTTAATTCGCACCGTTTTTATTCGTATGCACAAGGCGGTATCTGAACTGGTGTTGCGTGCTGGGCGTTCCAACGAGCAATAA
- a CDS encoding serine hydrolase domain-containing protein: protein MNGFGPVKKVGVVVVLLVALLAGLFSTEIRQLYHTVHLFDADVIVHNFSHMRDIAPSKVIPRKGPVNRFAVDEKPLPDLFQYQGEARNLSEFLADSSTTALVVIQGNTLTHESYYQGTQATDYRISWSMAKSFLSAIFGVAVEAGAIKDLNAPVTDYVPSLKGSGYDGVTIKNVLQMSSGVYFNEDYGDFNSDINRFGRVMALGGSFDEFAASLTSGREQGTFMHYVSIDTHVIGMVLRAATGKSIVDYFHENLWSKIGSEQDAIYITDSTGEPMVLGGLNLISRDYARLGMLYRDKGVVNGQQVIPADWIEKSITPDAPHLMPGKRDSANTKLGYGYQWWLPENPDQEFLAIGIYGQYIYVDRKHDVVIVKNSADRNFMANNYENTDIAIAAFRAIAQSLNAKNTNAN, encoded by the coding sequence ATGAATGGTTTTGGCCCAGTAAAAAAAGTTGGCGTGGTTGTTGTGTTGTTGGTGGCACTCTTAGCAGGCCTATTTTCAACTGAAATTCGCCAGCTTTACCACACAGTACATCTATTTGATGCCGATGTGATTGTGCATAATTTCTCCCATATGCGCGATATCGCGCCTAGCAAGGTGATACCTCGCAAAGGGCCAGTGAATCGCTTCGCTGTGGATGAAAAGCCTTTGCCGGATCTATTCCAATATCAAGGCGAGGCGCGAAACTTAAGCGAGTTTCTAGCCGACTCCAGCACCACTGCTTTAGTGGTGATTCAGGGCAATACACTTACGCATGAGAGTTATTATCAGGGCACGCAAGCCACGGACTATCGAATTTCTTGGTCTATGGCGAAAAGCTTTCTCAGTGCCATCTTCGGCGTGGCGGTAGAAGCGGGTGCGATCAAAGATTTAAATGCGCCGGTAACCGACTATGTGCCCAGCCTTAAGGGTAGCGGTTATGACGGCGTAACGATTAAGAATGTTTTACAGATGTCTAGCGGCGTGTACTTCAATGAAGATTATGGCGATTTTAACAGCGACATAAATCGCTTTGGTCGCGTGATGGCGTTGGGTGGCAGCTTTGATGAGTTTGCGGCATCGCTAACCTCTGGGCGCGAACAGGGTACCTTTATGCACTATGTGAGCATTGATACTCACGTGATTGGCATGGTGCTGCGGGCGGCGACTGGAAAATCGATTGTTGATTATTTCCACGAAAATCTTTGGTCAAAAATCGGTTCCGAACAGGATGCTATTTACATCACAGATAGCACCGGTGAGCCCATGGTGTTGGGCGGTTTAAACCTCATAAGCCGCGACTACGCCCGCTTGGGCATGCTGTATCGCGACAAGGGTGTTGTTAATGGCCAGCAGGTTATACCTGCAGATTGGATCGAGAAGAGTATTACCCCAGATGCGCCGCATCTGATGCCCGGCAAGCGCGATAGCGCCAATACCAAACTTGGTTACGGCTATCAATGGTGGCTGCCAGAGAACCCCGATCAAGAATTTTTAGCCATCGGAATTTACGGCCAGTATATCTATGTGGATCGCAAGCATGATGTGGTGATTGTAAAAAACAGTGCCGATCGAAATTTTATGGCCAATAATTACGAAAACACAGATATTGCCATTGCTGCCTTCCGGGCAATTGCGCAATCACTGAACGCAAAGAACACCAATGCGAATTAA
- a CDS encoding zinc-dependent alcohol dehydrogenase family protein has protein sequence MKAMIVRSYGGPDAFEAADIAKPSLKAGHVLVRVKATSVNTVDTMIRQMGNDLPLSPALPALLGMDFAGTVEAVGEGVRDYAIGDEVYGCAGGLADLPGALAEYILADAQLIAPKPKNLSMREAAALPLVGITAYEGLQRAGINKGQKVLVHGGSGGVGHVALQLASFFGAEVFATGGGEKQLALIEELGAKSINYKSEAVADYVAKHTNGSGFDLVFDSVGGANMANSFEAAALNGQVASTVSMVELDLSTAHFKGLSLHVVFMLIPMLHNHKREQHSHILRELAKIVEAGKLRPILDENRFTLEQVGAAHTRLSSGAGMGKVVIDV, from the coding sequence ATGAAAGCCATGATCGTTCGTAGCTATGGCGGCCCAGATGCTTTTGAAGCCGCCGATATTGCCAAGCCCAGCCTGAAAGCCGGCCACGTGTTAGTGCGGGTAAAGGCCACCAGCGTTAATACCGTCGACACCATGATTCGACAAATGGGCAATGACCTACCCTTATCACCTGCGCTGCCCGCACTATTAGGTATGGACTTTGCCGGCACCGTTGAAGCCGTTGGTGAAGGGGTGCGTGATTACGCCATTGGCGACGAGGTTTACGGTTGTGCCGGTGGCCTAGCCGACCTACCCGGCGCACTGGCCGAGTACATATTGGCTGACGCGCAATTAATTGCACCTAAACCAAAGAACCTGTCCATGCGCGAGGCCGCGGCTTTGCCGTTAGTGGGTATTACCGCTTATGAAGGCCTGCAGCGGGCGGGTATCAATAAAGGCCAAAAAGTTTTAGTTCACGGTGGCTCTGGCGGCGTGGGTCATGTAGCGCTGCAGTTGGCGAGCTTTTTTGGCGCCGAGGTTTTTGCCACCGGTGGCGGCGAAAAACAACTGGCACTGATCGAAGAACTAGGCGCCAAGAGCATCAATTACAAATCCGAAGCCGTGGCCGATTACGTAGCCAAGCACACCAACGGTTCCGGTTTTGATCTAGTGTTTGACTCAGTCGGCGGCGCCAATATGGCTAATTCCTTTGAGGCCGCAGCGCTAAATGGGCAAGTGGCATCAACCGTTTCTATGGTGGAATTGGATCTTTCCACGGCACATTTTAAGGGCTTGTCGCTGCACGTGGTATTCATGCTTATTCCCATGTTGCACAACCATAAGCGCGAACAACACAGCCATATTTTACGCGAGCTCGCGAAGATTGTTGAAGCCGGAAAATTGCGCCCCATTCTAGATGAAAACCGTTTCACTCTAGAGCAAGTGGGCGCCGCACACACACGCCTGAGCAGCGGTGCGGGCATGGGCAAAGTTGTCATTGATGTTTAA
- a CDS encoding WD40/YVTN/BNR-like repeat-containing protein, with protein sequence MANKLLLGTRKGCVIIDKTEAGWRARPIEHAGIPVCFATQDPRDGTLWASLDHGHWGPKLSRSKDDGASWEDISSLKYPKDARYITKVLPTPDAEEPSGAPEYSPAAVYKIWHLAFGHSSQPGRLYAGTIPGGLFVSDDGGTSWALNRPLWDHPSRGGDLFAGEASSENTWGGTPASIDYGVFEPGIHSIIVNPQNANHLYVAVSSAGVLESLDGGQSWAPRNRGMLMDYLPDPEAEWGHDPHYVSACAGAPNHLWQQNHCGVFYSDNGGQQWRKVSKPEQGVHFGFPVAVDAKDGKSAWVVPARADSERMALDGGLCVARTSDGGEHWTVLRAGLPQQDAYDIVLRHALDVSGDTLCFGSSTGNVYLSEDRGDSWQCLGNNFPPVYSVRFG encoded by the coding sequence ATGGCAAACAAACTATTGCTTGGCACCCGCAAGGGTTGCGTCATTATTGATAAAACCGAGGCGGGTTGGCGGGCTCGGCCGATTGAGCATGCCGGTATACCCGTTTGCTTTGCCACCCAAGACCCGCGCGACGGTACCCTGTGGGCATCGCTGGATCACGGCCATTGGGGGCCGAAGCTGTCGCGTTCGAAAGACGATGGCGCCAGCTGGGAGGATATTTCCAGCCTCAAGTACCCAAAAGATGCGCGCTACATCACCAAGGTTTTACCCACCCCAGATGCCGAAGAACCCTCGGGCGCGCCCGAGTATTCGCCCGCAGCGGTCTATAAAATTTGGCACCTGGCCTTCGGCCATAGCAGTCAGCCCGGCCGACTTTACGCGGGCACCATTCCCGGCGGCCTGTTTGTCTCCGACGATGGCGGCACTAGCTGGGCGCTGAATCGCCCCTTGTGGGATCACCCTAGCCGTGGCGGCGATTTATTTGCTGGTGAGGCAAGCAGCGAAAACACCTGGGGCGGCACGCCAGCGAGTATTGATTACGGCGTATTTGAGCCGGGAATTCACTCCATTATCGTCAACCCGCAGAATGCCAATCACCTGTATGTGGCTGTGTCTTCGGCCGGCGTGCTTGAGTCTTTAGATGGCGGCCAGAGTTGGGCGCCGCGCAACCGCGGCATGTTGATGGATTATTTGCCCGACCCAGAGGCGGAATGGGGCCACGACCCGCACTATGTAAGCGCCTGTGCCGGCGCGCCTAATCACCTTTGGCAGCAAAATCACTGCGGCGTGTTTTACAGCGATAACGGTGGTCAGCAATGGCGCAAGGTGAGCAAGCCAGAACAGGGCGTGCATTTTGGTTTCCCCGTTGCGGTAGATGCGAAAGATGGTAAAAGCGCTTGGGTGGTGCCGGCACGCGCAGATTCAGAACGCATGGCCCTTGATGGCGGTTTGTGCGTGGCAAGAACCAGCGATGGCGGCGAGCACTGGACGGTGCTAAGAGCTGGCCTGCCGCAACAAGATGCTTACGATATTGTGTTGCGTCACGCCTTGGATGTCTCCGGCGATACCCTGTGTTTCGGCAGCAGCACCGGCAATGTGTATTTATCGGAAGATAGAGGGGACAGCTGGCAGTGTTTAGGCAATAACTTTCCGCCGGTTTACTCCGTGCGTTTTGGGTAG